A genomic region of Pseudopipra pipra isolate bDixPip1 chromosome W, bDixPip1.hap1, whole genome shotgun sequence contains the following coding sequences:
- the LOC135405555 gene encoding olfactory receptor 14J1-like, with translation MCYDRYVAICKPLHYGTLLGSRACAHMAAAAWATGFLYSLLHTANTFSLPLCQGNALGQFFCELPHILKLSCSHSGYLRELGLLGVTACLVFGCFVFIVFSYLQIFRAVLRIPSQQGRHKAFSTCLPHLAVVSLFVSTAAFAHLKPPSISSPSLDLALSVLYSVVPPALNPLIYSLRNQELKDAIRKMMTGCFSGAIKFQFSGV, from the coding sequence atgtgctacgaccgctacgttgccatctgcaaacccctgcactacgggaccctcctgggcagcagagcttgtgcccacatggcagcagctgcctgggccactggctttctctattcactgctgcacacagccaatacattttccctgcccctgtgccagggcaatgccctgggccagttcttctgtgaactcccacacatcctcaagctctcctgctcacactcaggctacctcagggaacttGGGCTCCTTGGGGTTACTGCctgtttagtgtttggttgttttgttttcattgttttctcctatctgcagatcttcagggctgtgctgaggatcccctctcagcagggacggcacaaagccttttccacgtgcctcccacacctggctgtggtctctcTGTTTGTCAGCACCGCAGCATTTGcccacctgaagcccccctccatctcctccccatccctggatctggcactatcagttctgtactcggtggtgcctccagcactgaaccccctcatctacagcctgaggaaccaggagctcaaggatgccataaggaaaatgatgactggatgcttttcaggagcaataaagttccagttttctggtgtgtag